The following proteins are encoded in a genomic region of Aquifex aeolicus VF5:
- a CDS encoding CBS domain-containing protein: MIVDVKEFLQTHYPFSSLPPSSLENLSKVIKVKYYPKGSEIFKKDEKPLEYLYVIRKGNVSLRSDGVEIDFLSEGDSFGFISLITDSPPSSTAVAETDVILYLIPKEVFKQLMEKYPEFRNYFTTSLAKRIAHTAERVKENGGAKTFEKFLTVQVKDLKLRKVPFILPSESVYEAVKKMVEDNSSCAIVKSEDEEGIITERDVLKKVIYRDLNPKEVKVKEVMTSPLISVEPTDFLFDVLLTMSKNNIRRVVVKEDGNILGVLEDKDIIALETQNLIVIVKEVEKAKSVEELSYLYSLVDDMAVNLFNEGVKPEVISRLISEINDKFISKAIQLAIKELGLEPIVSFSFMVLGSEGRKEQTLKTDQDNALIYDDTYPSLDVDLEDYFKKFGEKISEILLKIGFPPCPSNVMVRNPEWNKGKTEWLKTLEKWFSKPDPENTLKLGIFLDFRNVFGDKTLEEELRKKVFELAKENELLIAYMFKDTVRFKPPLGLFGRLKVEKEGIDIKKGGIFPITSGIRTLAIKNEIAETNTLDRMKKLYEKGVLYKELYENLKEAFNYLQYIRLKSQIEKLKEGKQPDNYVNPERLSKLELDLLKDAFKVVAQFQEFIETKYLTYIPS, encoded by the coding sequence ATGATAGTAGACGTCAAGGAGTTCTTACAGACACACTACCCCTTTTCCTCCCTCCCCCCTTCTTCTTTAGAAAATCTTTCTAAAGTCATAAAGGTTAAGTACTACCCTAAGGGAAGCGAGATATTCAAAAAGGACGAAAAACCACTTGAATACCTTTACGTAATAAGGAAGGGAAACGTATCCCTCAGGTCCGACGGTGTTGAGATAGACTTTCTATCCGAAGGAGACAGCTTCGGTTTTATATCTCTAATCACCGATTCCCCTCCATCCTCAACAGCGGTAGCGGAAACGGATGTAATCCTTTACTTAATTCCTAAGGAAGTCTTTAAACAATTAATGGAGAAGTACCCCGAGTTCAGGAATTACTTTACGACTTCCCTCGCAAAGAGAATCGCCCACACAGCCGAAAGAGTAAAGGAAAACGGCGGAGCAAAAACCTTTGAGAAATTCTTAACGGTTCAGGTAAAGGATTTAAAGTTAAGAAAAGTCCCATTTATACTTCCCTCAGAGAGTGTTTACGAAGCGGTAAAGAAAATGGTAGAAGACAATTCAAGTTGTGCTATTGTAAAGTCAGAGGACGAAGAAGGTATTATAACGGAGAGGGACGTTCTTAAAAAGGTAATCTACAGGGATTTGAACCCTAAAGAGGTAAAAGTCAAAGAAGTAATGACAAGCCCCCTGATAAGCGTAGAGCCCACAGATTTCCTCTTCGACGTCCTGCTTACCATGTCCAAGAACAACATAAGGAGAGTGGTTGTAAAGGAAGACGGAAACATACTCGGAGTTTTAGAAGACAAGGACATAATAGCCCTTGAAACCCAAAACCTTATAGTGATAGTAAAGGAAGTTGAAAAGGCAAAGAGCGTAGAAGAACTCTCTTACCTTTACTCCTTAGTTGACGATATGGCGGTAAACCTCTTCAACGAAGGTGTGAAACCCGAAGTAATAAGCAGACTAATATCCGAAATTAACGACAAGTTCATATCAAAAGCCATACAGCTCGCTATAAAGGAACTGGGACTTGAACCTATCGTTTCTTTCAGTTTCATGGTTCTGGGAAGCGAAGGGAGGAAGGAACAAACCCTCAAGACTGATCAAGACAACGCCTTAATATACGACGACACTTACCCTTCACTGGACGTTGACCTTGAAGATTACTTTAAGAAATTCGGTGAGAAGATTTCGGAAATCCTTTTGAAAATTGGATTTCCCCCCTGTCCTTCAAACGTAATGGTAAGGAATCCGGAGTGGAACAAAGGAAAAACAGAGTGGCTGAAAACCCTAGAAAAGTGGTTCTCAAAACCCGATCCCGAAAACACCTTAAAACTGGGAATCTTCCTAGACTTCAGGAACGTATTCGGAGATAAAACCCTAGAAGAAGAACTGAGGAAAAAGGTCTTCGAACTCGCAAAGGAAAACGAACTCTTAATAGCTTACATGTTTAAGGATACGGTCAGGTTCAAACCCCCCTTAGGACTTTTCGGAAGACTTAAAGTAGAAAAGGAAGGTATTGATATAAAGAAGGGCGGGATATTCCCTATAACGAGCGGTATAAGAACCTTGGCTATAAAAAACGAAATTGCGGAAACGAACACCCTTGATAGGATGAAAAAACTCTACGAGAAAGGAGTCCTCTACAAGGAGCTTTACGAAAACCTGAAGGAAGCCTTCAATTACCTTCAGTACATAAGGTTAAAGTCCCAGATAGAAAAACTAAAGGAAGGGAAACAGCCTGATAACTACGTCAATCCAGAAAGACTCAGTAAGCTAGAACTGGATCTTTTGAAGGACGCCTTTAAGGTAGTAGCTCAGTTTCAGGAATTTATAGAGACGAAGTACCTGACCTACATACCCTCATGA
- the purC gene encoding phosphoribosylaminoimidazolesuccinocarboxamide synthase: MKKVRKLYEGKAKIVYETDEKDKLILEFKDVATAFDGVKKEEIKGKGSLNNEISSLIFEILEDHGIKTHYIKKLSDREMLVWRAERFPVEVVVRNYAAGSFVKRYGVKEGTKLEQPLVEFFMKSDELHDPMVCINHIKVLKLAPAELVPEMEKIALKVNEILKKIFEEKGILLVDFKLEFGRLPSGELAIVDEISPDSMRLWDKSTGENWIKTDSV, translated from the coding sequence ATGAAAAAGGTGAGAAAGCTATACGAAGGCAAAGCAAAGATCGTTTACGAGACAGACGAAAAGGACAAGTTAATCCTGGAGTTCAAAGACGTTGCCACCGCATTTGACGGGGTGAAGAAGGAAGAAATAAAGGGAAAAGGAAGCTTAAACAACGAGATCTCCTCTTTGATATTTGAAATTCTTGAAGACCACGGGATAAAAACCCACTACATAAAGAAGTTATCCGACAGGGAAATGCTCGTTTGGAGAGCAGAGAGATTTCCCGTAGAGGTTGTAGTCAGGAATTACGCTGCAGGGAGTTTCGTAAAACGCTACGGAGTGAAAGAGGGGACTAAACTTGAACAACCTCTGGTAGAATTCTTCATGAAGAGCGACGAACTTCACGACCCTATGGTATGTATAAACCATATAAAGGTTTTAAAGCTCGCACCCGCTGAACTCGTTCCGGAGATGGAAAAAATTGCCTTAAAGGTTAACGAGATTTTAAAGAAAATTTTCGAAGAAAAGGGAATTTTACTCGTAGATTTTAAACTTGAGTTCGGAAGACTTCCGAGCGGTGAACTTGCAATCGTTGACGAAATTTCACCAGACAGTATGAGGCTCTGGGATAAGTCTACGGGAGAAAACTGGATAAAGACAGATTCCGTTTGA
- a CDS encoding M23 family metallopeptidase, producing the protein MIIVFLLFISLIFAYEPGSVYIFKFQEEGKYRVILKSNQEVYSFDCTGKICLWGVPLSLNGKNALLEVKRGSKIIFKKRIKISRKRFKVYTLRIRKRKLTPKLIRRIKKEREKILKVLKTPTIPGISRLELSKPLNKLVVTSEFGEIRLINGKRKSVHRGVDFRAKEGELVYAIMPGKVRLTGNFFFTGNTVIVEHGQGLYSLYAHLSEILVKEGQLVKAGELIGRAGSTGRSTGPHLHLGLYLNGIPFNPLSLLRLR; encoded by the coding sequence ATGATTATCGTTTTTCTCCTTTTTATTTCTTTAATTTTTGCTTATGAGCCCGGAAGTGTTTACATTTTTAAGTTCCAAGAGGAAGGAAAGTACAGGGTAATTTTAAAGTCTAACCAAGAAGTTTACTCCTTTGACTGCACAGGGAAAATTTGTCTTTGGGGAGTGCCTCTGAGTCTAAACGGGAAAAATGCACTCCTTGAGGTAAAGAGAGGAAGTAAAATAATCTTTAAAAAGCGGATAAAAATTTCAAGAAAAAGGTTCAAGGTTTACACATTAAGAATAAGAAAAAGGAAGCTTACACCTAAATTAATACGAAGAATTAAAAAGGAAAGAGAAAAGATTTTAAAGGTTCTGAAAACTCCCACTATTCCGGGAATTTCCCGTCTTGAGCTTTCAAAACCTTTAAATAAACTCGTGGTTACTTCTGAATTCGGAGAGATTCGTTTAATAAACGGTAAAAGGAAGAGCGTTCACAGGGGTGTAGACTTCAGGGCAAAGGAGGGAGAACTCGTTTACGCAATCATGCCCGGGAAGGTAAGACTCACCGGAAACTTCTTCTTTACAGGCAATACGGTTATAGTAGAACACGGGCAGGGACTTTATTCCCTTTACGCTCATCTCTCGGAAATTTTAGTAAAGGAAGGACAGTTGGTAAAAGCGGGAGAGTTGATAGGAAGGGCAGGCTCTACGGGGCGTTCAACGGGTCCGCACCTGCACCTAGGTCTTTACCTCAACGGTATTCCCTTTAATCCTCTCAGTCTTTTAAGGCTTCGGTAA
- a CDS encoding DUF2103 domain-containing protein: MGRFKYRSGKVKLEHHILEGLEEYLDEIQKWECVESIIPGRIVRQNKGRGSKGLFLKYRTITGYKLLYKTGTSVQEVFVVCKDYEEFEKKFKEVFGK; the protein is encoded by the coding sequence ATGGGGAGGTTTAAGTACCGCTCCGGAAAGGTAAAGCTGGAACACCACATACTTGAAGGACTGGAAGAGTATCTAGATGAAATACAAAAGTGGGAATGCGTAGAGAGTATAATTCCGGGAAGGATAGTGAGACAAAACAAGGGAAGGGGCTCAAAAGGATTGTTTTTAAAGTACAGAACCATTACTGGTTATAAACTCCTTTACAAGACGGGAACCTCAGTTCAGGAAGTATTCGTGGTTTGCAAAGACTACGAGGAGTTTGAGAAAAAGTTTAAAGAAGTTTTCGGAAAATGA
- a CDS encoding glycosyltransferase family 4 protein: MFKVLNVVDGIGWCGTKEQTYLITKYLALKGIESHIALAFDYDYMVKKLEGTPVKIHFFEEHKGGISRFNFKNILRLRKIIKENDYDFVIAHSSHALDYVIMATSFMREKPKIIALRRSGFKPSFLSKYFKYSKANRIVVVSKEVGEKLKKWKFFPERIRIIQSGIELQRFYPRPELREEVRKELGVKENEYMFINVANWQPWRKGQEVILKALKELPFRNFKMFFVGLDTDSEEAGETFKKYGLEKNCMGLGFRSDIEMLLQGADLFLFGSFSEGIAGALLQAMATGRIVISTNAGGIPEYLKDGENGFMVEVGDWRGMKEKILKALSLSEEERKRISKNAIRTVQNYSIENTVDKYIKLFEELKKG; the protein is encoded by the coding sequence ATGTTCAAAGTTCTCAACGTTGTTGACGGTATTGGATGGTGCGGAACTAAGGAGCAAACTTATTTAATAACCAAGTACTTGGCTCTGAAAGGAATAGAAAGTCATATAGCCCTTGCCTTTGACTATGATTACATGGTAAAAAAGCTTGAGGGAACGCCTGTAAAAATCCACTTTTTCGAGGAACACAAAGGGGGAATTTCAAGGTTTAATTTTAAAAATATTTTAAGACTCAGAAAAATTATTAAAGAAAACGACTACGATTTTGTCATAGCTCACTCCTCCCATGCCCTTGACTACGTTATAATGGCTACCTCTTTTATGAGGGAAAAGCCAAAAATAATCGCTTTGAGACGTTCCGGGTTTAAGCCTTCATTTTTGTCAAAATACTTTAAATACTCAAAGGCGAACAGAATAGTCGTAGTTTCAAAGGAAGTGGGAGAAAAACTAAAAAAATGGAAATTTTTCCCTGAAAGAATAAGAATTATTCAGAGCGGTATAGAACTTCAGAGGTTCTATCCAAGACCTGAACTAAGGGAAGAAGTTAGGAAAGAACTAGGTGTAAAGGAAAACGAATACATGTTTATAAACGTTGCGAATTGGCAACCTTGGAGAAAAGGACAAGAAGTAATCCTAAAGGCTTTAAAAGAACTTCCATTCAGGAATTTCAAAATGTTCTTTGTGGGACTGGATACGGATTCCGAAGAAGCAGGGGAAACCTTCAAAAAGTACGGACTTGAAAAAAACTGTATGGGGCTCGGGTTCAGGAGTGATATAGAAATGCTTTTACAGGGTGCGGATTTATTTTTGTTCGGTTCTTTTTCCGAGGGAATTGCCGGGGCACTCCTTCAAGCTATGGCAACCGGCAGGATAGTGATTTCAACAAACGCAGGAGGAATTCCAGAGTACTTAAAAGACGGAGAAAACGGGTTTATGGTTGAAGTTGGAGACTGGAGAGGCATGAAGGAAAAAATTTTAAAAGCCCTGAGCTTATCGGAAGAGGAAAGGAAAAGGATTTCTAAAAACGCAATAAGAACCGTACAAAACTACTCAATAGAAAACACTGTAGATAAATACATAAAACTCTTTGAAGAACTGAAGAAAGGTTAA
- a CDS encoding 3'-5' exonuclease, with protein MNFLKKFLLLRKAQKSPYFEEFYEEIDLNQKVKDARFVVFDCEATELDVKKAKLLSIGAVEVKNLEIDLSKSFYEILKSDEIKAAEIHGITREDVEKYGKEPKEVIYDFLKYIKGSVLVGYYVKFDVSLVEKYSIKYFQYPIINYKLDLFSFVKREYQSGRSLDDLMKELGVEIRARHNALEDAYITALLFLKYVYPNREYRLKDLPIFL; from the coding sequence ATGAACTTCCTGAAAAAGTTCCTTTTACTGAGAAAAGCTCAAAAGTCTCCTTACTTCGAAGAGTTCTACGAAGAAATCGATTTGAACCAGAAGGTGAAAGATGCAAGGTTTGTAGTTTTTGACTGCGAAGCCACAGAACTCGACGTAAAGAAGGCAAAACTCCTTTCAATAGGTGCGGTTGAGGTTAAAAACCTGGAAATAGACCTCTCTAAATCTTTTTACGAGATACTCAAAAGTGACGAGATAAAGGCGGCGGAGATACATGGAATAACCAGGGAAGACGTTGAAAAGTACGGAAAGGAACCAAAGGAAGTAATATACGACTTTCTGAAGTACATAAAGGGAAGCGTTCTCGTTGGCTACTACGTGAAGTTTGACGTCTCACTCGTTGAGAAGTACTCCATAAAGTACTTCCAGTATCCAATCATCAACTACAAGTTAGACCTGTTTAGTTTCGTGAAGAGAGAGTACCAGAGTGGCAGGAGTCTTGACGACCTTATGAAGGAACTCGGTGTAGAAATAAGGGCAAGGCACAACGCCCTTGAAGATGCCTACATAACCGCTCTTCTTTTCCTAAAGTACGTTTACCCGAACAGGGAGTACAGACTAAAGGATCTCCCGATTTTCCTTTAA
- a CDS encoding pilus assembly FimT family protein yields MERKLSQRAGNTFKGFTLVEVLITLAIISLVFSLILISFQRATFFTFGAKKEAERLKSEALLFWELQRSLAGAKKLKINQGKELFLITSGGSLYRGVVKKGFIHKDGWLYLYEFPYPSGSIDFYEEEKLVKLAKLDDFKVFALDSLGKHENYEGLPPFVIVELNSKEFTFKVR; encoded by the coding sequence ATGGAAAGAAAGTTGAGCCAAAGGGCTGGAAACACTTTTAAGGGATTTACACTCGTAGAAGTCTTAATAACCCTTGCGATAATTTCCTTAGTTTTTTCCCTAATCTTGATTTCCTTTCAGAGGGCTACTTTCTTTACCTTCGGTGCAAAGAAAGAAGCGGAAAGATTGAAAAGTGAAGCCCTGCTTTTTTGGGAACTTCAGCGCAGTCTGGCGGGGGCAAAAAAGCTGAAGATAAATCAGGGAAAAGAACTTTTCCTCATAACCTCAGGAGGAAGCCTTTACAGAGGCGTGGTAAAGAAAGGCTTTATACACAAAGACGGATGGCTTTACCTCTACGAATTCCCTTATCCCTCGGGAAGTATAGACTTTTACGAGGAAGAGAAGTTAGTAAAACTAGCAAAACTTGACGACTTTAAAGTATTCGCCCTTGACTCTTTGGGAAAGCACGAGAACTACGAGGGACTACCACCCTTTGTAATTGTTGAACTAAATTCAAAAGAGTTTACCTTTAAGGTAAGATGA
- the hemB gene encoding porphobilinogen synthase, whose product MIVGRFPSSRPRRLRRNENIRRLVRETHLTLDDLIYPIFVRWGENVVEEVPSMPGVYRYSVDKVVDAVKEVRDLGIPAIILFGIPEHKDEVGSDTWSEEGIIQRALRKIKKEVPDIYVITDVCFCEYTTHGHCGVLHDHDVENDLTLENLKKQVVSHAENGADMVAPSGMMDGMVKVIREALDEAGFKHIPIMAYSAKFASAYYGPFREAAESAPAFGDRRTYQMDPANSREALKEVLMDVEEGADVVMVKPALAYLDIIAKVKENVLVPVCAYNVSGEYSLIKAAGKLGWIDEKKVMWETLLSIKRAGADMIITYFAKDAARMIIEGEV is encoded by the coding sequence ATGATTGTAGGAAGATTTCCCAGTTCAAGACCGAGAAGGCTCAGGAGAAACGAAAACATAAGGAGGCTCGTGAGGGAAACCCACCTTACCCTTGACGACCTAATATACCCCATATTCGTGAGGTGGGGCGAGAACGTAGTTGAAGAAGTTCCCTCCATGCCCGGCGTTTACAGGTACAGTGTAGACAAGGTAGTTGACGCGGTAAAGGAAGTGAGAGATTTAGGAATTCCTGCGATAATTCTCTTCGGTATTCCCGAACATAAAGATGAAGTTGGTTCGGACACGTGGAGTGAAGAGGGGATAATTCAGAGAGCTTTGAGGAAGATAAAGAAGGAAGTTCCGGACATATACGTGATTACGGACGTTTGTTTTTGTGAATACACAACTCACGGACACTGCGGAGTTCTTCACGACCACGACGTGGAAAACGACCTCACCCTTGAAAACTTAAAAAAGCAGGTGGTTTCCCATGCGGAAAACGGGGCGGACATGGTGGCACCTTCGGGAATGATGGACGGAATGGTAAAGGTTATAAGGGAAGCTCTAGACGAAGCTGGCTTTAAACACATACCTATAATGGCATACTCCGCCAAATTTGCCTCCGCTTACTACGGACCCTTCAGGGAAGCCGCGGAGAGTGCTCCCGCCTTTGGAGACAGGAGAACTTATCAAATGGATCCTGCAAACTCAAGGGAAGCCCTAAAAGAGGTCCTGATGGACGTTGAAGAGGGTGCAGATGTAGTTATGGTAAAACCCGCCCTCGCTTACCTCGACATAATAGCGAAGGTCAAGGAAAACGTTCTGGTTCCCGTGTGCGCTTACAACGTGAGCGGTGAGTACTCCCTTATAAAGGCCGCGGGAAAACTTGGGTGGATTGACGAGAAGAAGGTTATGTGGGAAACACTCCTTTCCATAAAGAGAGCAGGAGCGGATATGATAATAACTTACTTTGCGAAGGACGCGGCGAGAATGATCATTGAGGGTGAGGTATGA
- a CDS encoding histone deacetylase family protein encodes MKKVGFIYDDIYLKHDWPEHPENKNRLISILEHVEKSGIKKALIDVKPRRAKVEEVALNHDPAYIQEIHDFCKSGGGYLDPDTYATPDTYDVALYAVGGVLEGIDRILSGELDRAFCAVRPPGHHAEYAKAMGFCIFNNVAIGAHYLRKIKGVNKVFIIDFDAHHGNGTQKSFYEDDTVFYFSTHEYPFYPGTGSEDERGAGKGYGYTYNVPMSAGAGDDEYIPVYEKLLPELMNRFSPDFVLVSAGYDLHRDDPLTYLNVSNEGVRQIVRNIIKTSDELNAPVLFALEGGYNLKALGECVVITLEEMLR; translated from the coding sequence ATGAAAAAAGTCGGATTTATTTACGACGATATTTACTTGAAGCACGACTGGCCGGAACACCCGGAAAACAAAAACAGGCTTATCTCAATCTTAGAACACGTGGAAAAATCCGGAATAAAAAAGGCACTGATTGATGTAAAACCAAGAAGGGCAAAAGTGGAGGAAGTAGCACTCAACCACGATCCCGCTTACATTCAGGAAATTCACGACTTTTGTAAGTCAGGCGGGGGGTATTTAGACCCCGATACTTACGCCACTCCTGACACTTACGACGTTGCCCTTTACGCTGTGGGAGGTGTTCTTGAGGGAATAGACAGGATATTGAGCGGGGAACTGGACAGGGCTTTTTGTGCTGTAAGACCTCCCGGACACCACGCGGAGTACGCAAAGGCGATGGGCTTTTGCATATTCAACAACGTTGCCATAGGAGCACATTATTTGAGGAAAATTAAAGGAGTAAACAAAGTTTTCATAATAGACTTTGACGCACACCACGGGAACGGAACCCAGAAGAGCTTTTACGAAGACGACACAGTTTTTTACTTTTCCACCCACGAGTACCCTTTCTACCCGGGAACTGGCTCGGAAGACGAAAGGGGCGCGGGAAAGGGATACGGATACACTTACAATGTCCCAATGTCCGCGGGAGCGGGGGACGATGAATACATCCCCGTTTACGAAAAATTACTTCCAGAATTGATGAATAGATTTTCTCCCGACTTTGTTCTTGTTTCCGCGGGCTACGACCTCCACAGGGATGATCCTTTAACATACCTGAACGTTTCAAATGAAGGTGTGAGACAGATAGTTAGGAACATTATTAAAACTTCCGATGAGCTCAACGCTCCCGTTTTGTTTGCTCTGGAAGGCGGATATAACTTAAAAGCTCTCGGAGAGTGCGTAGTTATAACTCTGGAAGAAATGTTGAGGTGA
- the mtnA gene encoding S-methyl-5-thioribose-1-phosphate isomerase: MEVKPFYWKGDKLLLLDQRKLPHQEVWLELKTYEEVAKAIKEMAVRGAPAIGCTAAYGFVLGVKVQKEDPEKVYETLKNTRPTAYNLFWALDRMMKALKEGKDIEEEAKEIEKEDYEANKRMGEIGSEIVPLNAKVLTHCNTGALATAGWGTALGVIRSAHYGGKNIFVWVDETRPYLQGARLTAWELVKESIPHKIITDSTAGFLMKKGMVDLVIVGADRITAKGDVANKIGTYTLAVLCKEHNVPFYVAAPTSTIDSNIKSGEEIIIEERSPEEVKVCGGCAIAPKESDALHLAFDITPAELITGIITEKGIFKPERITEALKD; encoded by the coding sequence ATGGAAGTAAAGCCCTTTTACTGGAAGGGAGATAAGCTTTTACTCCTTGATCAGAGAAAACTTCCTCATCAAGAAGTTTGGCTTGAGTTAAAAACTTACGAAGAAGTCGCAAAGGCTATAAAGGAAATGGCTGTTAGAGGAGCTCCCGCCATAGGTTGCACAGCTGCATACGGTTTCGTGCTCGGAGTAAAGGTTCAAAAGGAAGATCCTGAAAAAGTCTACGAAACATTAAAAAATACTAGACCTACCGCTTATAACCTCTTCTGGGCTCTGGACAGGATGATGAAAGCCCTAAAGGAAGGCAAAGACATAGAAGAAGAGGCAAAAGAAATAGAAAAAGAAGACTACGAAGCCAACAAAAGAATGGGAGAAATAGGGAGTGAAATCGTTCCTCTGAACGCAAAAGTCCTCACTCACTGCAACACGGGAGCGCTTGCGACTGCCGGGTGGGGAACAGCCCTCGGAGTTATCAGGAGTGCACATTACGGCGGGAAAAACATCTTCGTATGGGTTGACGAAACGCGTCCGTACCTTCAAGGGGCACGTCTCACCGCGTGGGAACTGGTCAAGGAAAGTATTCCTCACAAGATAATAACGGATAGCACAGCAGGCTTTTTAATGAAAAAGGGTATGGTGGACCTCGTCATCGTCGGGGCGGATCGCATAACGGCAAAGGGCGACGTTGCCAACAAAATAGGGACTTACACTTTGGCAGTTCTGTGTAAAGAACACAACGTTCCCTTCTACGTAGCAGCCCCGACTTCCACGATAGACTCTAATATAAAGAGCGGAGAGGAAATCATCATAGAGGAACGCTCTCCCGAGGAAGTTAAAGTGTGCGGTGGTTGTGCGATAGCTCCCAAGGAGTCAGACGCTTTGCACCTTGCCTTTGACATAACACCTGCGGAGTTAATAACGGGAATTATTACAGAAAAAGGTATATTCAAACCGGAAAGGATTACCGAAGCCTTAAAAGACTGA
- a CDS encoding HU family DNA-binding protein, which translates to MKAFVEAIHELFEKEEAQNSRTRTFKVTVRSARKGRNPRTGEVIQIPARKVLTFKPAKELVKQIS; encoded by the coding sequence ATCAAGGCTTTCGTAGAAGCCATACACGAACTCTTCGAAAAGGAAGAAGCTCAGAATTCCCGGACTCGGACCTTTAAAGTAACCGTAAGGAGTGCAAGAAAGGGAAGAAATCCCAGAACGGGAGAAGTTATACAAATACCTGCAAGAAAGGTTCTCACTTTCAAACCTGCAAAGGAACTCGTTAAGCAGATTTCTTAA
- a CDS encoding sodium:solute symporter family protein — protein sequence MPLPSSVWRSTLRPRVRRLAYIMGWTGGYVLLALLIAPYLRKFGKFTVPDFIAERYESNFARLVALIIAIIISFTYMVGQVAGVGIIMGRLFGVPFEIGIAIGMIVIIATTVLGGMKSITWTQVAQYIVLITAYLLPVSLLAMQWFGIPLPQFLYGNVLQWIVDLEKQHGISPHYIEPYVKFNMIQFLALMFVLMAGTAALPHVLMRFFTTPSVKDARWSAGWALFFIAILYLTAPAYAAFARYVVLKDVVGKPIDQLPAWAQKWAETGLFKVIDQNGDGIIQWAELQLHRDIVVLATPEIAGLSLLVGYFVMAGGLAAALSTADGLLLVIAAAVSNDLYAKMINPNAPEKKIVMLGKIAVAVAGVIGGFVAAMKIGFIVQIVAWAFSLATASFFPALVLGIFWKRLNKEGAIAGMVAGLLVTIIYIYLNKTQGFSILGIQHTASGVFGLLVNLIVSYIVTMMTPPPSERVQKLVEDIRYPKKIHEV from the coding sequence GTGCCGCTTCCTTCATCAGTATGGCGGAGCACTCTACGCCCTCGGGTACGACGACTCGCCTACATAATGGGATGGACGGGTGGATACGTTCTGCTCGCACTCCTGATAGCACCTTACCTCAGGAAGTTTGGAAAGTTCACAGTTCCCGACTTCATAGCGGAAAGGTACGAGAGTAACTTCGCAAGACTCGTTGCGCTTATAATCGCGATAATAATCAGCTTCACCTACATGGTCGGTCAGGTTGCCGGTGTCGGTATCATAATGGGAAGACTCTTCGGAGTTCCCTTCGAAATAGGTATAGCGATCGGAATGATAGTCATAATCGCAACCACAGTTCTGGGCGGTATGAAATCCATCACGTGGACTCAGGTTGCCCAGTACATCGTTCTTATAACAGCTTACCTCTTACCGGTTTCCCTTTTAGCAATGCAGTGGTTCGGAATTCCCCTGCCTCAGTTTCTTTACGGTAACGTTCTCCAGTGGATCGTAGACCTTGAAAAACAACACGGTATCTCTCCCCACTACATAGAACCTTACGTTAAGTTCAACATGATTCAATTCCTCGCTTTGATGTTCGTCCTGATGGCTGGAACTGCGGCACTTCCTCACGTTCTTATGAGGTTCTTTACAACACCTTCGGTTAAGGACGCAAGGTGGAGTGCGGGATGGGCACTCTTCTTCATAGCCATACTCTACTTAACCGCTCCTGCGTACGCAGCCTTTGCAAGGTACGTCGTCCTCAAAGACGTCGTCGGTAAGCCCATAGATCAGCTTCCCGCCTGGGCACAGAAGTGGGCCGAAACGGGACTCTTTAAAGTAATAGACCAAAACGGTGACGGCATAATCCAGTGGGCTGAACTTCAGCTCCATAGGGACATAGTCGTTCTGGCAACTCCCGAAATTGCGGGGCTCAGCTTACTCGTAGGATACTTCGTAATGGCAGGTGGTCTTGCAGCGGCACTCTCCACTGCGGACGGACTGCTACTCGTTATAGCGGCAGCGGTTTCCAATGACCTCTACGCTAAGATGATCAATCCGAACGCACCCGAGAAAAAGATCGTTATGCTCGGTAAGATAGCGGTTGCAGTAGCGGGAGTGATAGGTGGTTTCGTAGCAGCAATGAAGATCGGATTCATCGTTCAAATAGTCGCTTGGGCGTTCTCACTGGCAACGGCATCCTTCTTCCCGGCATTGGTTCTCGGTATATTCTGGAAGCGTCTGAACAAGGAAGGTGCTATAGCAGGTATGGTTGCGGGACTGCTCGTAACGATTATCTACATTTATCTCAACAAGACTCAAGGTTTCTCCATACTGGGAATACAGCACACCGCATCTGGTGTATTCGGACTACTGGTTAACCTGATAGTCTCCTACATAGTCACGATGATGACACCACCTCCCTCCGAAAGGGTACAGAAACTCGTTGAGGACATCAGGTATCCCAAGAAGATTCACGAAGTATGA